A single region of the Podospora pseudopauciseta strain CBS 411.78 chromosome 1, whole genome shotgun sequence genome encodes:
- a CDS encoding hypothetical protein (EggNog:ENOG503NXPH; COG:O; MEROPS:MER0000938) — translation MQLVAASVLALASGVFAQNVVQFNVSRGVPGVHLGSIPVLGKRAATHSERLINFMAGGGYYARVSLGTPPQVITMLLDTGSSDAWVLSHKADLCIDDDLQQETQLICVDTFNPSKSSTHKVIDPRGFQIKYLDGGIASGGWMQDDFTIGGTTIKSLQLAYVTKAKRNTGILGLGFAASEKAATIYPNIIDQLANQNLISSKVFSLYLNDRRTDAGSILFGGIDTDKFIGPLQIIPLLATNGTYTSFEIDFSSLAVTLPNSTTLDMKTSMLNHAAPAVLDSGTTLSYLPDDMVDILIGNLDTFFDPELDMLLINCAYLTSSSPSLSFQFYFLNSTASIRVPVWEMVLDVLSPSYVPPDNAPFKNACLFGIQSTEIFETTGTVKQPNFTLLGDTFLRSAYVVFDLGNYEVGMGQANLNSSSSRIIELKEGEGKNATETETATKTKGLPEVTGVLAQQTTFTPTTGPVMTLVTTKNNAAVKLGMTGVGEMMGVVGITSLMAVLGGVFMAL, via the coding sequence ATGCAATTGGTTGCTGCTTCCGTGTTGGCTCTGGCATCGGGAGTTTTCGCGCAAAATGTCGTCCAGTTCAATGTCTCGAGAGGCGTGCCAGGAGTGCACTTGGGTTCCATACCCGTGCTGGGCAAAAGGGCCGCCACCCATTCGGAACGGCTGATCAACTTCATGGCAGGCGGAGGGTACTATGCGCGCGTCAGTCTTGGGACACCACCGCAGGTCATTACCATGCTGCTGGACACGGGCAGCAGCGACGCTTGGGTCCTGAGCCACAAAGCCGACCTCTGCATTGATGACGATCTCCAACAAGAGACTCAGTTAATATGCGTCGACACGTTCAACCCCAGCAAATCCTCCACCCACAAGGTGATCGACCCCCGAGGCTTTCAAATCAAGTATCTTGACGGCGGCATAGCCTCCGGGGGCTGGATGCAAGACGATTTTACCATTGGTGGCACGACGATCAAATCCCTCCAGCTAGCCTATGTGACCAAAGCCAAACGCAACACAGGAATCCTTGGGTTAGGTTTCGCCGCCAGCGAGAAAGCTGCAACCATATACCCCAACATCATCGACCAGCTCGCCAACCAGAACCTCATCTCGTCCAAAGTTTTCTCCCTCTACCTCAACGATCGCCGCACCGACGCGGGCTCCATCCTCTTTGGTGGTATCGATACGGACAAGTTCATCGGCCCTCTCCAAATCATCCCCTTACTGGCCACAAACGGGACGTACACCTCCTTCGAGATCGACTTCTCCTCGTTAGCagtcaccctccccaactccaccacTCTCGACATGAAAACCTCCATGCTCAACCACGCCGCCCCAGCAGTCCTCGACTCGGGCACCACACTCTCATACCTCCCGGACGACATGGTCGATATCCTCATCGGAAACCTGGACACGTTTTTCGACCCAGAACTAGACATGCTCCTCATCAACTGCGCCTacctcacctcttcctccccttccctctccttccaaTTCTACTTTCTCAACTCCACAGCCTCAATCCGCGTCCCGGTGTGGGAAATGGTCCTCGACGTTTTGTCGCCATCTTACGTCCCCCCAGATAACGCCCCCTTCAAAAACGCCTGCCTATTCGGTATCCAATCCACCGAAATCTTTGAGACGACTGGCACGGTCAAGCAACCCAACTTCACCCTCCTAGGCGACACTTTCCTCCGATCAGCATACGTGGTTTTTGACCTGGGGAATTACGAAGTGGGCATGGGGCAGGCGAACTTGAATTCGAGCAGCTCGAGGATCATTGAGCtgaaggaaggggaaggcaAGAATGCCACGGAGACGGAGACTGCGACGAAAACAAAGGGGTTGCCCGAGGTGACGGGGGTGTTGGCGCAGCAGACTACTTTTACACCTACTACGGGGCCGGTCATGACGTTGGTTACTACCAAGAATAATGCCGCCGTCAAACTTGGGATGACGGGAGTGGGAGAAatgatgggggttgtgggaATCACGAGTTTGATGgcggttttggggggagtgTTTATGGCACTTTGA
- a CDS encoding hypothetical protein (EggNog:ENOG503P5UJ), which produces MGSLGPYVTDPLAAMSEVQLILHAPPDFPISKNTEILGVCGVADNYAKADKYGWIVADFLAYKVGCYGLGRPSDHTWLSSLDLHCFLENVSTKLDAGPGSPVRRKIFGPNGDQITTVPADNTGFLNVILTQIGESAKSAASKNVPLVIFMFTPVTPEHDICIDFGEKKFLTTEEICRTIAEATGNPNLPVTLLTPSAFTGGWNCRPSLMGPSRCSTTKAMELIARSLGGAFADTFIKVFTSRQSPLLAREHQDIARYDDLMPLSPTVEQKNFLHHLQGRVHEILEHGFSPFASRHTAVVNGPDPWEILAPRIGVPLKDWGPRFMDRPLYEAVRRVEFFGEAFGGKRSSQFFHLCYLIDIELSTCPGDWNKKTAGMTQELYRGFTEHPNPDDDHFKQVFDALDYRASSMKLAHCVAKALHLPMPGNLKCRYWNDSYDQDDAFYKRHAAAFGEAHNLFDQVAVRPRERRHDYKVVRFLRASRWLSACIAMKFANDGTDTANVKIFVNSSVTDFITQVKDLQLGLLLQDKDVLKASSRWLAAIGFGDSRNMEILGAIDTSSPSLEVFFPSPVAPVYADKGKGKEVAKVEESPSLWFEKQNQSPVYPIQQAQVNVGHDGAVFPAEESADEFALQQALLNEAKFNKEKETTVIEPAFQHHKPLISIHQPPAATPAPEVQTPRSPVRKSPVTTVVEPTMASASEPVSTKAPSSYTPDTPFSGYTAIVQEVADKVLTKPDEVKEVFAQILQDAMKIALSRMDASADSRLSAIISPGPPPPSVVQPARSTTVEALAVNNPTPPRSPVQPTTLSSVQKSPQRAIRDQLEDTSGEPKVETDPASTPQANTFVVPRTRPSEDAALRLASADDFWARAVSISHKNY; this is translated from the exons ATGGGATCCTTGGGCCCTTACGTGACCGACCCATTGGCGGCCATGTCCGAGGTTCAGCTCATTCTCCATGCGCCTCCTGACTTCCCCATCAGCAAAAACACCGAGATTCTCGGCGTCTGCGGTGTTGCCGACAATTACGCCAAAGCTGACAAATACGGCTGGATAGTTGCCGACTTTCTTGCCTATAAAGTCGGCTGCTATGGTCTTGGTCGCCCAAGTGATCAT ACTTGGCTGAGCTCTCTCGATTTGCACTGCTTCCTTGAGAATGTTTCCACCAAACTGGATGCAGGTCCTGGGAGCCCTGTGCGCAGAAAAATCTTTGGCCCCAATGGTGATCAGATTACCACTGTTCCAGCCGACAATACCGGATTTCTCAACGTTATTCTCACGCAGATTGGCGAAAGTGCCAAGTCTGCTGCCTCCAAGAACGTCCCCTTGGTTATTTTCATGTTCACGCCTGTCACTCCCGAGCATGATATTTGCATTGACTTCGGCGAGAAGAAATTCTTGACTACAGAAGAAATCTGTAGAACTATCGCAGAAGCCACGGGAAACCCCAATCTTCCCGTCACCTTGTTGACCCCTTCTGCGTTTACTGGGGGTTGGAACTGCCGGCCTAGTCTCATGGGGCCGTCGAGATGTTCCACCACCAAGGCCATGGAGTTGATTGCGAGATCTTTGGGAGGAGCTTTTGCGGACACATTCATAAAAGTCTTTACCAGCCGTCAGTCGCCTCTGTTAGCCCGAGAGCATCAAGACATCGCACGGTATGACGACCTCATGCCGCTTTCTCCCACCGTGGAACAGAAGAACTTTCTACATCACCTCCAGGGCCGAGTTCACGAAATCTTGGAGCACGGATTCTCGCCTTTCGCTAGCCGCCACACAGCCGTGGTGAATGGGCCCGACCCTTGGGAGATTCTCGCCCCCAGAATCGGTGTGCCACTGAAAGACTGGGGCCCGAGGTTCATGGATCGCCCTCTTTACGAGGCTGTCCGGCGCGTGGAGTTTTTCGGAGAAGCGTTCGGAGGAAAACGCAGCTCGCAGTTCTTTCACTTGTGCTACCTCATTGACATTGAGCTCAGCACCTGTCCCGGCGACTGGAACAAGAAGACAGCCGGAATGACGCAGGAGCTGTACCGCGGCTTCACGGAGCACCCCAACCCTGACGATGACCACTTCAAGCAAGTTTTCGATGCACTCGATTATCGAGCCTCCTCCATGAAACTGGCTCACTGTGTTGCCAAGGCACTGCATCTACCGATGCCTGGCAATCTGAAGTGCCGTTACTGGAACGACAGCTACGATCAGGATGACGCCTTTTACAAGAGGCATGCTGCGGCGTTTGGCGAAGCGCACAACCTGTTTGATCAAGTCGCCGTTCGTCCTAGAGAGAGACGACATGACTACAAAGTTGTGCGATTCTTGCGTGCATCGCGCTGGCTCTCGGCTTGCATTGCCATGAAGTTTGCGAATGATGGCACCGATACTGCCAACGTGAAAATTTTCGTCAACAGCAGTGTTACGGACTTTATTACCCAAGTCAAGGATTTGCAACTCGGCTTGCTTCTGCAAGACAAAGACGTCCTCAAGGCCAGCTCTCGCTGGCTTGCCGCCATTGGTTTCGGCGATAGTCGTAACATGGAAATCCTGGGGGCGATTGATACCAGCAGCCCGTCCCTCGAGGTCTTTTTCCCGAGCCCAGTTGCTCCGGTCTATGccgacaagggcaagggtaAGGAAGTGGCCAAGGTTGAGGAATCGCCATCTCTTTGGTTTGAGAAACAGAACCAATCCCCAGTTTATCCAATTCAGCAGGCGCAGGTCAATGTCGGACATGACGGTGCGGTGTTTCCAGCTGAGGAGAGCGCTGATGAGTTTGCGTTGCAACAGGCTCTCCTCAACGAAGCCAAATTTaacaaggaaaaggagacgACTGTTATCGAACCAGCTTTTCAGCATCACAAACCCCTGATCAGCATTCACCAGCCTCCCGCCGCGACTCCGGCTCCCGAAGTTCAGACTCCCAGATCCCCGGTGCGCAAGTCTCCTGTCACCACTGTTGTCGAGCCTACCATGGCGTCAGCTTCGGAGCCTGTGTCGACAAAGGCCCCATCGTCATACACCCCGGACACGCCGTTTTCCGGCTACACGGCAATTGTCCAAGAGGTAGCAGATAAGGTGCTTACCAAACCTGATGAGGTCAAGGAAGTCTTTGCGCAGATCCTCCAGGACGCCATGAAGATTGCTCTCTCACGGATGGATGCGTCTGCTGACAGTCGTTTGTCCGCTATCATTTCTCCTggcccacctcctcccagtGTCGTCCAGCCTGCCAGGTCTACGACTGTTGAAGCACTGGCAGTCAACAACCCGACACCTCCCAGATCTCCTGTCCAGCCGACAACTCTCTCTTCCGTACAGAAATCCCCCCAGAGAGCGATTAGGGACCAGCTGGAGGACACCTCGGGAGAGCCAAAGGTTGAGACTGATCCCGCCTCCACGCCCCAGGCCAACACTTTCGTGGTCCCCAGAACACGGCCCTCCGAAGATGCGGCGCTTAGACTCGCCTCCGCCGATGACTTTTGGGCCCGTGCTGTCAGCATCTCGCACAAGAATTACTAA
- the ALO1 gene encoding D-arabinono-1,4-lactone oxidase (CAZy:AA7; EggNog:ENOG503NV4C; COG:V; BUSCO:EOG092624X0) has protein sequence MASPTEDLSHIPLETRSIITTESSDGIPFPASPIPHTHRTWARTFSSRPEVYLQPSTLPQITKITNLARRCRRRLVVVGSGHSPSNLTCTSSWMVNLDKYSRVLSIDPTTGICVLQSGIRLWQLSEALNKEGLALPSMGSINEQSIAGAISTGTHGSSLKHGLISEGVESLKIVLANGEEVFCSPTERSDLFRAALLSLGAIGIVTEVTFRAVKAFSLAWEQSIDSDSKLFAEWESKLWKQSEFVRVWWFPYMRRAVVWKADKVDENDLDTGVVKNYDPPTSFQDSKIGYFVYHNLLALARWFPRITPWVEWFVFGLQYGFGNGETTTTRAVQPSYKAFLLNCLYSQFVNEWAIPLAKGPEALQRLAAWLHRLQPGDEGYVEHKIPFSAEGLWVHSPVEVRVSDTTVKTSGERGNRPWLDITPEDGPALYLNATMYRPYHKDPSYNATERYYEAFEWLMRDLGGKPHWAKTFAVTPDEFASKQWYGENFHQFRKVRDEVDPLGMFVGPWQRKFLLGEPAEEKDRLALEEVGFEQKPAKEGGYVVTGHQNVVVA, from the coding sequence ATGGCGTCTCCAACCGAGGACCTCTCCCACATCCCCCTGGAAACCcgatccatcatcaccaccgaatCCTCAGATGGCATCCCcttccccgcctcccccatccctcacACCCACCGCACCTGGGCTCGGACCTTCAGCTCTCGCCCTGAAGTCTACCTCCAGCCTTCCACCCTCCCTCAAATAACCAAAATCACCAACCTTGCTCGCCGCTGCCGTCGCCGTCTGGTTGTTGTCGGATCTGGGCACTCCCCTTCGAACCTCACATGCACCTCCTCTTGGATGGTCAACCTGGACAAATACTCTCGTGTCCTCTCGATTGACCCCACCACCGGCATTTGTGTGCTCCAATCCGGCATCAGACTATGGCAGCTCAGCGAGGCCCTCAACAAGGAaggcctcgccctccccagCATGGGAAGCATCAACGAGCAGTCCATCGCCGGCGCCATCTCTACTGGTACTCACGGCAGCTCCCTCAAGCACGGCCTGATTTCCGAAGGAGTGGAATCCCTCAAGATTGTCCTCGCCAACGGTGAAGAAGTCTTCTGCTCACCAACAGAGAGATCGGATCTCTTCCGCGCTGCCTTGCTCAGCTTGGGAGCCATCGGCATCGTCACCGAGGTGACATTCAGAGCGGTCAAGGCGTTCAGTTTGGCATGGGAGCAATCGATTGACTCCGACAGCAAGCTGTTTGCCGAGTGGGAGTCCAAACTTTGGAAACAATCCGAGTTTGTCAGGGTGTGGTGGTTCCCCTACATGAGAAGGGCGGTAGTTTGGAAGGCGGACAAGGTGGATGAGAATGATTTGGAcacgggggtggtgaagaactATGATCCGCCCACGAGCTTTCAGGACAGCAAGATTGGGTATTTTGTCTACCACAACTTGCTGGCGTTGGCGAGGTGGTTCCCTAGGATTACTCCGTGGGTGGAGTGGTTTGTGTTTGGGCTGCAGTATGGGTTTGGGAATGGGGAGACGACAACTACGCGGGCGGTGCAGCCGAGTTACAAGGCTTTCTTGTTGAACTGTCTGTACAGTCAGTTTGTGAATGAGTGGGCTATTCCGCTTGCGAAGGGACCGGAGGCGCTGCAGAGATTGGCGGCTTGGTTGCATAGACTGCAGCCCGGGGATGAGGGGTATGTTGAGCATAAGATTCCTTTCAGTGCGGAGGGTCTCTGGGTGCACAGTCCAGTTGAGGTCAGGGTCAGCGATACCACTGTCAAGACCAGCGGCGAAAGGGGAAACAGGCCTTGGTTGGATATCACTCCTGAGGATGGACCGGCGTTGTATCTCAACGCGACGATGTACCGACCTTACCACAAGGACCCAAGCTACAATGCGACGGAAAGGTACTACGAGGCTTTCGAGTGGTTGATGAGAGACCTGGGCGGAAAGCCACATTGGGCAAAGACATTTGCTGTCACGCCGGACGAGTTTGCGAGCAAGCAGTGGTATGGTGAGAATTTCCACCAGTTCAGGAAGGTGAGAGATGAGGTCGACCCTCTGGGCATGTTCGTTGGACCATGGCAGCGCAAGTTCTTGCTGGGAGAgccggcggaggagaaggatagGCTTGCTTTGGAAGAAGTTGGGTTTGAGCAGAAGCCTGCGAAGGAGGGTGGTTATGTTGTGACGGGGCACCAAAATGTGGTTGTCGCATGA
- a CDS encoding hypothetical protein (COG:S; EggNog:ENOG503P0U4), translating into MSFQNNKQQQPRTHLQYNLAQQQHPRSHSNSSSEVTPPQRDEGHAASASHPSSLPPPPPPPQTQKQFSHFPARPRSTTTYSEPDYGADQIHNPPSVARAHGRPVIVEGPYLRGTNMASPPGYQQPDWEPAFNARMLTDFREDLARMDGVITPGVDDTPYIHQAIEALTRRDRDTGYSANESSSSDSAQAGPSIYPNQPHRQVYQHPQQTPRPISTGPIQEGDEVLQPPNPQFSKPNPAASADSLAESLLKGARKPAQPHEWRPVEREEILNRTGEWKAQGVPPLTFRPWPLRAPALFGFMAMCVLMIAALAFGVVWSHQKQGLVGWDDIVGGRYFVFRILPQLIGAVFLLYAQFIITTIFRILPFVRLASHDPQVRDGAVYQRLYPSFLWPKFVGPWNVWVPIFATWLMNFTIPLQSSLFTVILAEKGEERQWVWATCQGVAWALVGLYLLLLISTIIVWRFWAATKKTGLIWDPRSLADYIAIVSETNTATDYRGTQLARGIEGIRFALRRRAHDRLGYWTWKDGRPGFWHTLGSPMDNESNLLPFPDVTSGQRMEKQPFNNQSPLIENPDHHPDLEASDPNATIRHRYLPWSLRTSQLLWFIIASVILLAALFVVSFLPSTRISKGFTPGLRADPQPGAFSAADFLYAFVPSLLGMMLFLSFQHITTHFLILTPWAALSSPGGCRAEEGLLVDYPACLPLESSFKALRNKHFRAAFLSFSSTLFLAIPVLAGGMFMALTKLSKTRREEDGVVVEDWEQEVRMYANMPAYTLLLAVLGLYLVALVSLVPKRKEVGMPHGVGCLAEVVGYLVNNELREELAFKRCVNKEELLERMGAGGRGNGGIDMSPRWYFGFGGEGVAGVPLIGGEQQQNGGMESELGIRRLRRFTEKRRVRKSMIRRGNDGLSL; encoded by the exons ATGAGCTTCCAGAAcaacaagcagcagcagcctc GAACACATCTGCAGTACAATCTtgcacagcaacaacatccaaGATCACACTCGAATTCTTCTTCCGAAGTCACACCTCCACAGCGGGACGAGGGGCATGCAGCATCTGCCTCTCATCCCAgctccctcccaccaccaccaccaccaccacaaacacAAAAACAATTCTCTCACTTCCCAGCCCGGCCTAGATCGACAACCACCTATTCGGAGCCGGATTACGGAGCGGACCAAATTCACAACCCTCCCTCTGTCGCGCGCGCACATGGACGGCCCGTCATAGTAGAGGGACCTTATCTTCGTGGGACAAACATGGCTTCACCGCCAGGATATCAGCAGCCCGACTGGGAGCCTGCCTTCAATGCCAGGATGTTGACAGATTTCAGAGAGGACCTTGCCCGAATGGACGGAGTCATAACACCAGGAGTAGACGACACTCCATATATTCACCAAGCCATTGAAGCACTCACTCGCCGCGATCGCGATACTGGTTATTCCGCAAATGAGTCTTCGAGCAGTGACAGCGCACAGGCTGGACCGTCGATATATCCGAACCAACCACACCGACAGGTTTACCAACACCCTCAGCAAACGCCACGACCTATCTCCACGGGACCAATtcaggagggggatgaagtGCTGCAACCACCTAATCCACAATTTTCGAAACCAAATCCAGCCGCTTCCGCCGACTCGCTTGCCGAAAGTTTGCTCAAAGGTGCTAGGAAACCTGCGCAGCCTCATGAATGGAGACcagtggagagggaggagattcTCAACAGGACTGGGGAATGGAAGGCCCAGGGAGTACCGCCACTTACCTTTAGGCCATGGCCATTACGAGCACCCGCTCTGTTTGGGTTCATGGCCATGTGTGTGCTGATGATCGCGGCTCTTGcctttggtgttgtttggtcACATCAAAAGCAGGGGTTAGTTGGTTGGGACGACATCGTGGGCGGCCGGTATTTCGTCTTTAGGATCCTCCCGCAACTAATCGGGGCTGTCTTCCTGCTCTATGCGCAGTTCATCATCACAACCATCTTCCGGATCCTACCGTTTGTGCGGTTGGCTTCTCACGACCCTCAGGTCCGTGATGGTGCGGTATACCAAAGACTCTACCCTTCGTTTCTTTGGCCGAAGTTTGTCGGACCGTGGAATGTCTGGGTGCCGATCTTTGCTACTTGGCTGATGAACTTTACCATCCCGCTTCAGAGCTCGCTTTTTACGGTTATTCTTgcggaaaagggggaggagagacaGTGGGTTTGGGCCACATGTCAAGGGGTGGCTTGGGCCTTGGTAGGGTTATACCTGTTGTTGCTCATTTCAACAATCATCGTCTGGAGATTCTGGGCAGCTACCAAAAAGACCGGTCTGATTTGGGACCCTCGATCTCTGGCCGATTACATCGCCATCGTCTCCGAAACCAACACCGCGACCGACTATCGCGGTACCCAACTCGCCCGCGGAATAGAGGGCATCCGCTTCGCCCTCCGCCGCCGTGCTCACGATAGACTAGGGTATTGGACCTGGAAAGATGGTCGCCCGGGTTTCTGGCATACTCTTGGGAGCCCCATGGATAACGAGTCCaacctccttccctttccgGATGTCACCAGCGGTCAAAGAATGGAGAAACAACCATTCAACAACCAAAGCCCCCTAATCGAAAACCCCGATCACCATCCCGACCTCGAAGCCTCGGACCCGAACGCCACAATCCGACACAGATACCTCCCCTGGTCATTGCGAACAAGCCAACTCCTCTGGTTCATCATCGCGAGCGTTATCCTCCTTGCCGCCCTCTTTGtcgtctccttcctcccatcaACTCGTATTAGCAAGGGCTTCACCCCCGGATTGCGCGCCGACCCCCAACCAGGCGCGTTCTCCGCCGCGGATTTCCTCTACGCATTTGTCCCCTCCCTGTTGGGGATGATGCTGTTCCTCAGCTTCCAGCACATAACCACCcacttcctcatcctcacgcCCTGGGCGGCACTATCTTCCCCCGGCGGTTGCCGAGCGGAAGAGGGACTCCTAGTCGACTACCCAGCCTGCCTCCCCCTCGAATCCAGCTTCAAAGCCCTGAGGAACAAGCATTTCCGCGCGGCGTTTCTGTCGTTCAGCTCAACTTTGTTTCTGGCGATCCCGGTCCTGGCAGGGGGGATGTTTATGGCCTTGACGAAACTATCCAAAACGAGAAGGGAAGAagacggggtggtggtcgagGACTGGGAGCAGGAGGTGAGGATGTATGCTAACATGCCTGCTTATACTCTTTTACTGGCGGTGCTGGGGCTGTATCTCGTGGCGTTGGTGAGTCTTGTgccaaagaggaaggaggtggggatGCCGCATGGGGTTGGGTGTctggcggaggtggtggggtaTCTTGTGAACAAcgagttgagggaggagctggcttTCAAGAGGTGTGTCAACAAGGAGGAGCTTCTGGAACggatgggggcgggggggagggggaatggggggaTTGATATGAGTCCGAGGTGGTATTtcgggtttgggggggagggagtggcgGGTGTGCCGCTTATTGggggggagcagcagcaaaatggggggatggagagtgAGCTTGGGATtaggaggttgaggaggtttactgagaagaggagggttagGAAGAGCATGATTAGGAGGGGGAATGATGGGTTGTCGTTGTGA
- a CDS encoding hypothetical protein (EggNog:ENOG503P3GK), translated as MSSSSQQPSTNAVPDTQLGLTEDEIQILRHGQQAVAAAGSSSSRAASRASSQGLLMIDSSSLSALGRHFDRVMQHIQQRLEYLMEQSQIVTLSVYDQSGQLIDNADAEIARYHDIMAQIDELELDFDRIRHIRDIVRDYRRRAEELERELERSGGGGSSRRDRGHRSHRHRT; from the coding sequence atgtcgtcgtcgtcgcaaCAACCGTCCACGAATGCCGTACCCGACACGCAACTAGGCCTGACAGAAGACGAGATTCAAATCCTTCGACATGGACAGCAGGCAGTGGCGGCAGCTgggtcctcgtcctcccgcGCCGCGAGCAGGGCGTCTTCGCAGGGGCTACTCATGATTGACAGCTCGTCTCTGTCCGCGCTGGGCCGACATTTTGACCGAGTCATGCAGCATATTCAGCAGCGGCTCGAGTACCTGATGGAACAATCGCAAATAGTAACTCTGAGCGTCTATGACCAGAGTGGTCAGCTCATCGACAATGCCGATGCCGAGATTGCGCGCTACCACGACATCATGGCGCAGATAGACGAGCTCGAGCTGGACTTTGACCGCATCAGACACATCCGGGATATTGTTAGGGACTATCGCCGGCGTGCTGAGGAGTTGGAGCGTGAGCTGGAGCGGTCAGGCGGCGGTGGGTCGTCGAGACGGGATCGTGGGCATCGGTCACATCGACATCGGACATGA
- a CDS encoding hypothetical protein (EggNog:ENOG503NZ4Y; CAZy:CE2; COG:O) has product MLSLSKLAVLGLGLISQASAVILQNGQIRETNFPNTRLDSFSPSSYRTYPANASEISYKGRWDSKYVSWWSAPGIKFGYTGQTVAITFGNLTTDRVLVGYRIGGLDWIFTNITAGATHLLVSPSTPGSSLTGPINPWTFELRVSNWAYGIQIDSVHVAKGEKLIKIPDHGRRIEVIGDSLSAGMYTTYEGLTSWAYGLGAGLGNTEYSVTGYPGICAADQDCWGNPRGQVHQWFYTSDTSWRASQIWGDNPEPWDFSKQPAADIVVINIGTNDHNQHNNVSTEAYIDALGKIIQGVHGKWPKAQVIVMSLWLGFYQQGNTYLPNAPEGWVKEIQDLVKYFNSDKYLSQPVIYDGVTKKSTKLRVKRKESPFVHWFNTKGILQHNDIGPQWHPTDVGAIKVASHLQQFIRIKFGWELEATGPEVWHETLYWNDESGY; this is encoded by the exons ATGTTGTCCTTGTCAAAACTGGCCGTCCTGGGCCTTGGACTCATCTCACAAGCTTCGGCCGTGATCCTACAAAACGGCCAAATCAGAGAGACCAACTTCCCCAACACCCGCCTGGACAGcttttctccctcttcctacAGGACATATCCCGCAAACGCGAGTGAGATCTCCTATAAGGGACGCTGGGACTCCAAATATGTCTCCTGGTGGTC AGCCCCCGGCATCAAATTCGGCTACACCGGCCAGACCGTCGCCATCACCTTCGGCAACTTGACCACCGACCGCGTCCTCGTCGGCTACCGAATCGGCGGCCTCGACTGGatcttcaccaacatcaccgcGGGCGCCACCCACCTCCTTgtctccccatcaacccccggctcctccctcaccggccccatcaacccctgGACCTTTGAACTCCGAGTCTCCAACTGGGCGTACGGCATCCAAATCGACTCCGTCCACGTCGCCAAAGGAGAGAAACTGATCAAAATCCCCGACCATGGCCGCCGCATCGAAGTCATAGGCGACAGCCTCTCCGCGGGCATGTACACCACCTACGAGGGCCTCACCAGCTGGGCCTACGGTCTTGGGGCTGGTTTAGGAAACACCGAGTACTCCGTCACTGGGTACCCGGGCATCTGCGCCGCAGATCAAGACTGCTGGGGCAACCCCCGAGGGCAAGTCCATCAGTGGTTTTACACCTCCGACACCAGCTGGAGAGCCTCCCAAATTTGGGGAGACAACCCTGAGCCATGGGACTTTTCCAAGCAACCCGCCGCGGACATCGTCGTGATAAACATCGGCACCAACGACCACAACCAACACAACAACGTCTCTACCGAGGCGTACATCGACGCGCTGGGTAAGATCATCCAGGGTGTCCACGGCAAGTGGCCCAAAGCACAAGTCATCGTCATGTCCCTTTGGCTAGGGTTCTACCAGCAGGGGAATACCTACCTCCCCAACGCGCCGGAGGGCTGGGTGAAAGAAATCCAGGACTTGGTGAAGTACTTCAACTCGGACAAGTACCTCAGCCAGCCGGTGATCTATGACGGGGTGACGAAGAAGAGCACCAagttgagggtgaagaggaaggagagccCGTTTGTGCACTGGTTCAACACCAAGGGGATCTTGCAGCATAATGATATTGGGCCGCAGTGGCATCCGACTGATGTGGGGGCTATCAAGGTTGCTAGTCACTTGCAGCAGTTTATCAGGATCAAGTTTGGGTGGGAGTTGGAGGCTACGGGGCCGGAGGTGTGGCATGAGACGCTCTATTGGAATGATGAGAGCGGTTATTAG